One genomic window of Halobellus limi includes the following:
- a CDS encoding monovalent cation/H+ antiporter subunit E, translating into MGDGSSRILVPVGESSTVRNTVAYALREARSGAEAGEDATVHFVYPARWRTLDGDSGDDATAANDLLERVRVWAEEDLDYDEDEPFPVDIETAIVGADRYLFSPGDFASVLVEYAREVGLDRVVVDPEFQPGGSAPMLRPFEVELTRSDLAVEEAPVERQTTRTRLVSRATISKAVATFGVSFAFYLLVAGSLTTFNLATGGLTAALSAVVFSNVTFVTSPALKRSTLRVLRMGLFVPYLVWEIVKANLVIAYIILHPDLPIDPEMRRFRAAVWGGLPVTTLANSITLTPGTLTVDVDRDGLKIHTLTGDARDDLAAGGLERAVRFVYYGRGGARIPTPTERGSIARVDDDTEADGQSVTDSDADSNGGAE; encoded by the coding sequence ATGGGGGACGGCAGCTCTCGCATCCTCGTGCCGGTCGGCGAGTCCTCGACTGTCCGGAACACCGTCGCGTACGCGCTTCGGGAGGCGAGATCCGGCGCGGAGGCGGGCGAGGACGCGACCGTCCATTTCGTCTACCCCGCCCGCTGGCGGACCCTCGACGGCGACTCCGGCGACGATGCCACCGCCGCGAACGACCTGCTCGAACGCGTGCGGGTCTGGGCGGAGGAGGATCTGGACTACGACGAGGACGAGCCGTTCCCGGTCGACATCGAGACCGCGATCGTCGGGGCCGACCGATACCTGTTCAGCCCCGGCGACTTCGCGAGCGTACTCGTCGAGTACGCCCGGGAGGTCGGCCTGGACCGCGTCGTCGTCGACCCCGAGTTTCAGCCCGGCGGGAGCGCCCCGATGCTCCGGCCGTTCGAGGTGGAACTGACGCGGTCTGACCTCGCCGTCGAGGAGGCCCCGGTCGAGCGGCAGACCACCCGAACGCGCCTCGTCTCGCGGGCGACGATCTCGAAGGCGGTCGCGACCTTCGGCGTCAGTTTCGCGTTCTACCTGCTCGTGGCGGGATCGCTGACGACGTTCAACCTCGCCACCGGCGGGCTGACGGCGGCGCTTTCGGCGGTCGTCTTCTCGAACGTCACGTTCGTCACTTCGCCGGCCCTGAAACGGAGCACGCTCCGAGTGCTCCGGATGGGGCTCTTCGTTCCGTATCTCGTCTGGGAGATCGTGAAGGCGAACCTCGTGATCGCGTACATCATCCTCCATCCGGACCTCCCGATCGATCCCGAGATGCGGCGGTTCCGGGCCGCCGTCTGGGGAGGCCTCCCCGTGACGACGCTCGCGAACAGCATCACGCTCACGCCGGGGACCCTGACGGTCGACGTCGACCGGGACGGGTTGAAGATCCACACCCTGACCGGTGACGCCCGCGACGACCTCGCCGCCGGCGGCCTCGAACGGGCAGTTCGCTTCGTGTACTACGGCCGCGGCGGCGCGCGGATCCCGACGCCGACTGAGCGCGGGAGCATCGCTCGCGTCGACGACGACACCGAGGCCGACGGTCAGTCGGTTACCGACTCGGACGCCGACTCGAACGGGGGTGCCGAGTGA
- a CDS encoding cation:proton antiporter, whose protein sequence is MVASGLVDAVLLGAAGAFVLFAVVLVYRIVAGPTMQDRVIAVNAIGTNAVVVLALLAAALDQPGFLDVALVYGMLNFLMSIAISKFTVERGGVI, encoded by the coding sequence ATGGTCGCCTCCGGACTCGTCGACGCGGTGCTTCTGGGTGCCGCGGGCGCGTTCGTCCTCTTCGCGGTCGTGTTGGTCTACCGTATCGTCGCCGGCCCGACGATGCAGGACCGCGTCATCGCGGTCAACGCCATCGGGACGAACGCCGTGGTCGTGCTCGCGCTTTTGGCCGCGGCGCTCGACCAGCCCGGATTCCTCGACGTGGCGCTCGTCTACGGGATGTTGAACTTCCTCATGAGCATCGCGATCTCGAAGTTCACCGTCGAGCGCGGGGGGGTGATCTAG
- the mnhG gene encoding monovalent cation/H(+) antiporter subunit G has protein sequence MTVTELLVIALVAAGTFFGLVAVVGIIRLPDLYTRAHATSKSDTLGIILTLGGVALVFGADLAVAKTVVLGLFLFVTNPTAAHAITRAAYDQDITPWTRDDAAPRATEGEE, from the coding sequence ATGACGGTCACCGAACTGCTCGTCATCGCACTCGTCGCCGCGGGGACGTTCTTCGGGCTCGTCGCCGTCGTCGGGATCATCCGCCTCCCCGACCTGTACACCCGGGCGCACGCGACGTCGAAGAGCGACACCCTCGGGATCATCCTGACGCTCGGCGGCGTCGCCCTCGTCTTCGGCGCCGATCTCGCCGTCGCGAAGACCGTCGTTCTGGGGCTGTTCCTGTTCGTGACGAACCCGACGGCGGCCCACGCGATCACTCGCGCGGCGTACGATCAGGACATCACGCCGTGGACGAGAGACGACGCTGCACCGCGAGCAACGGAGGGGGAGGAGTGA
- a CDS encoding ABC transporter permease codes for MGLKRYTARRIAWAGVVAGLILTVTFVLLDLAPDSQLARVQFRAAASGGSAEAAAEAYARRRGLDGPLWARYLDYLANLATGDWGWSDTRSQPVTEAILTALPYSLMYTVPAVLASTTLGIAIGLYSAFNQYTKTDYAATFVAFFGISVPNFWFGIVLLLVFAVHLGWVPVLFDAELARTRTFSLANARQLALPVFVLATSAIAGTMRYARAEALEYVRAAFVKTARAKGASEWRILTRHVLRPTLVPLSTILVGDLLGVILSASYLVEVVFGIPGLGRLSLEAIRRQDTALVLGTTLLPAFVAVIGNLLQDLAYAVLDPRIEYGDR; via the coding sequence ATGGGACTGAAACGATACACCGCGCGCCGGATCGCGTGGGCCGGCGTCGTCGCCGGCCTCATCCTGACGGTCACGTTCGTCCTCCTCGATCTCGCACCCGACTCGCAACTGGCGCGCGTGCAGTTTCGAGCCGCCGCGAGCGGGGGGAGCGCCGAGGCCGCCGCGGAGGCGTACGCCCGACGACGAGGGCTGGACGGACCGCTGTGGGCGCGCTATCTCGACTACCTCGCGAACCTCGCGACCGGCGACTGGGGGTGGTCGGACACCCGCTCTCAGCCCGTGACCGAGGCGATCCTGACGGCGCTCCCGTACTCGCTTATGTACACCGTCCCCGCGGTCCTCGCCTCGACGACGCTCGGGATCGCGATCGGCCTGTACTCGGCGTTCAACCAGTACACCAAGACCGACTACGCGGCCACGTTCGTCGCGTTCTTCGGGATCAGCGTCCCGAACTTCTGGTTCGGGATCGTCCTGCTCTTGGTCTTCGCGGTCCATCTCGGCTGGGTTCCCGTCCTCTTCGACGCGGAGTTGGCCCGGACGCGAACGTTTTCGCTCGCGAACGCCCGGCAACTGGCGCTCCCGGTGTTCGTCCTCGCGACGAGCGCGATCGCGGGGACGATGCGCTACGCCCGCGCCGAGGCGCTGGAGTACGTCCGCGCGGCGTTCGTCAAGACCGCGCGGGCGAAGGGCGCGAGCGAGTGGCGGATCCTCACGCGACACGTCCTCCGGCCGACGCTCGTCCCGCTGTCGACGATCCTCGTCGGCGACCTCCTCGGCGTGATCCTCTCGGCGTCCTACCTCGTGGAGGTCGTCTTCGGCATCCCCGGCCTCGGCCGACTCAGCCTCGAAGCCATCCGCCGCCAGGACACCGCCCTCGTGCTCGGAACGACGCTCCTTCCGGCGTTCGTCGCGGTGATCGGAAACCTCCTGCAGGACCTCGCGTACGCGGTCCTCGATCCGCGGATCGAGTACGGTGATCGCTGA
- a CDS encoding ABC transporter ATP-binding protein: protein MTAETPLLDVRDLAKHYPVTEGVWNREVGRVRAVDGIDLTVGRGEAVGLVGESGCGKSTAARTMLRIEEPTGGTVRFDGEDVTGYDRERLKRFRRRAQLILQDPASSFDPRRSIGQSVAEPLDVHGMTDRDRRRRLVEGTLERVGLSPDAADRYPHELSGGEKQRAALARALIVDPDLLVADEPVSALDTPTQADVLDLLDGLRAELGLGVLLISHDLRVVRDVCDRVAVMYLGEVVESGPVDAVFDDPQHPYTRALLASVPVPDPTVSRPSVDLVGDVPDAADPPSGCRFHTRCPAVVQPASYDFDEDVWRRIHRLRTRLSGDDSAVDVDAVRARVAAGVGDDADSPPNEERSDAVPDEAVRAALRREFGLPDRLSDPEADAVLDRALARLASGECEAAASLLASEFGTVCERSTPTKRSISAEHEAACHLLDDGHGSDDGHGSA from the coding sequence ATGACCGCCGAGACGCCGCTCCTCGACGTCCGCGACCTCGCGAAACACTACCCCGTCACCGAGGGGGTCTGGAACCGCGAGGTCGGCCGCGTGCGTGCGGTCGACGGGATCGACCTCACCGTCGGCCGCGGCGAGGCGGTGGGCCTCGTCGGCGAGTCGGGCTGCGGGAAGTCGACCGCGGCCCGCACGATGCTCCGGATCGAGGAGCCGACCGGGGGGACGGTCCGGTTCGACGGCGAGGACGTCACGGGCTACGACCGGGAGCGGCTGAAGCGCTTCCGCAGACGGGCGCAGTTGATCCTCCAGGACCCGGCGTCGAGCTTCGACCCGCGACGGTCGATCGGCCAGTCGGTCGCCGAACCGCTCGACGTCCACGGGATGACCGATCGGGACCGACGCCGCCGGCTCGTCGAGGGGACGCTCGAACGCGTCGGTCTCTCGCCCGACGCCGCCGACCGGTACCCACACGAACTCTCCGGCGGGGAGAAACAGCGGGCGGCCCTGGCCCGCGCGCTGATCGTCGATCCCGACCTGCTGGTCGCCGACGAACCGGTCTCCGCGCTGGATACGCCCACCCAGGCCGACGTGCTCGACCTCCTGGACGGCCTCCGGGCCGAACTCGGTCTCGGTGTGCTCCTCATCAGCCACGACCTGCGCGTGGTCCGGGATGTCTGCGACCGCGTCGCGGTGATGTACCTCGGCGAGGTCGTCGAATCGGGTCCCGTCGACGCGGTGTTCGACGACCCGCAGCATCCCTACACGCGGGCCCTCCTGGCCTCGGTTCCGGTCCCCGATCCGACGGTCTCGCGGCCGTCTGTCGACTTGGTCGGCGACGTCCCCGACGCAGCGGATCCGCCGTCCGGCTGTCGGTTCCACACGCGGTGTCCCGCGGTCGTCCAGCCGGCGTCGTACGATTTCGACGAGGACGTCTGGCGGCGGATCCACCGGCTCCGAACGCGGCTCTCCGGCGACGACTCGGCCGTCGACGTCGACGCGGTTCGAGCGCGCGTCGCGGCCGGCGTCGGGGACGATGCGGACAGCCCCCCGAACGAGGAACGTTCGGACGCCGTTCCCGACGAGGCCGTTCGAGCTGCGCTTCGGCGGGAGTTCGGGCTTCCGGACCGCCTCTCCGACCCCGAGGCGGACGCGGTACTGGACCGCGCGCTCGCTCGGCTCGCGTCGGGAGAGTGCGAGGCGGCCGCGTCGTTGCTGGCGTCGGAGTTCGGGACCGTCTGCGAGCGCTCGACGCCGACGAAGCGGTCGATCTCGGCCGAGCACGAGGCGGCCTGTCACCTCCTCGACGACGGCCACGGATCGGACGACGGCCACGGATCGGCGTGA
- a CDS encoding transcriptional regulator → MSEPGEEATTRQRIADALRTEPHDAAELSTAIGVPKSTVYRHVEHVSQTVESDDSDERFLVAPPECRACGFDGFDDPLNDPSRCPECRSERIAEPRFLIE, encoded by the coding sequence ATGTCCGAACCGGGCGAGGAGGCGACGACCCGACAGCGGATCGCGGACGCGCTTCGGACGGAGCCGCACGACGCCGCGGAGCTGTCGACGGCGATCGGCGTCCCGAAATCCACGGTCTACAGACACGTCGAGCACGTCTCACAGACGGTCGAGAGCGACGACTCCGACGAGCGGTTCCTGGTCGCCCCGCCCGAGTGCCGTGCGTGCGGGTTCGACGGGTTCGACGACCCGCTGAACGACCCGTCGCGCTGTCCGGAGTGCCGCTCCGAGCGGATCGCCGAGCCGCGGTTCCTGATCGAGTGA
- a CDS encoding ABC transporter substrate-binding protein, which translates to MPSGTDPVAGGPTDRAARSRRSFLSLLGLGGAATLAGCNAPGGGDGTPDGSVTTGDGAPERPHYVEGTATGTQTLNFLSVDDTPSANRVALALDGAYAITPDQEIFPLWADVSTDEGRVYTVELREGLEWGAGYGGMTAEDWVYMITEVFQADPNWAGFPNPGDWRRGGEPIPVEKTGTRSFEIRLPSVDPAFPLRPIMWGAFCMPKGLIERYRPDGDQEGLQRDEEVQTLAYAGNLGPYSFERWDRGSAFVAVRNDDYYLREAEDVPEEWREAPYFDSYTYRVVPEESSRLSALRSGELTATDVPETRVEQLEGLDDVDVRVFPQAYMTSLVYNQRANGSFYEALRKPAVRRALAHAVDKRSIVEDVLRGYATVAHTFQPTFSKWYADDEVTEYGVGDAYSHERARELLAANLGSTPYRYDGDRVVDEEGEQVTLDLVFAQGSQAVETTAQIVAREYDAIGLDVELSGKQYGTLVEQHLYNGWQGDGEPPWEAGPYNGGPRDGSVSQRPWDLVLGITFNTYPRTPSAIRGFTVERGGINFYGYVPETDFASLFETATGTVEADARRETFEEIFGALSAEQPFNFLNMGVEIVGYDSAVEGPEEVFGHTWDRNTWRLDST; encoded by the coding sequence ATGCCATCCGGTACCGATCCAGTCGCGGGGGGACCGACCGATCGGGCCGCTCGGTCCCGCCGGTCTTTTCTGTCGCTTCTCGGTCTCGGCGGTGCGGCGACGCTGGCGGGGTGCAACGCCCCCGGGGGCGGCGACGGAACTCCCGACGGCAGCGTCACCACCGGCGACGGTGCCCCCGAGCGCCCTCACTACGTCGAGGGCACGGCGACCGGGACGCAGACCCTGAACTTCCTCTCCGTCGACGACACCCCCTCCGCGAACCGCGTCGCGTTGGCGCTCGACGGCGCCTACGCGATCACGCCCGACCAGGAGATCTTCCCGCTGTGGGCGGACGTCTCGACCGACGAGGGGCGGGTCTACACCGTTGAACTGCGAGAGGGCCTGGAGTGGGGCGCGGGGTACGGAGGGATGACCGCCGAGGACTGGGTGTATATGATCACCGAGGTGTTCCAGGCAGACCCCAACTGGGCCGGCTTCCCGAACCCGGGCGACTGGCGGCGCGGCGGCGAACCGATCCCGGTCGAGAAGACCGGCACGCGCTCGTTCGAGATCCGCCTGCCGTCGGTCGATCCGGCGTTCCCGCTGCGGCCGATTATGTGGGGGGCGTTCTGTATGCCGAAGGGCCTCATCGAGCGGTACCGTCCGGACGGGGATCAGGAGGGACTCCAGCGGGACGAGGAGGTCCAGACCCTGGCGTACGCCGGGAATCTGGGACCCTACAGCTTCGAACGCTGGGACCGCGGGTCGGCGTTCGTCGCCGTCAGGAACGACGACTACTACCTCCGCGAAGCAGAGGACGTCCCCGAGGAGTGGCGGGAGGCCCCGTACTTCGACTCTTACACCTACCGGGTCGTCCCCGAGGAGAGCAGTCGGCTCTCCGCGCTCCGCTCGGGCGAACTCACCGCGACCGACGTCCCCGAGACCCGAGTCGAACAGCTCGAGGGGCTCGACGACGTCGACGTCAGGGTGTTCCCGCAGGCGTACATGACCTCGCTCGTCTACAACCAGCGCGCCAACGGATCCTTCTACGAGGCGCTTCGGAAGCCGGCCGTCCGCCGGGCGCTGGCGCACGCGGTCGACAAGCGCTCGATCGTCGAGGACGTCCTCCGGGGGTACGCGACGGTCGCGCACACCTTCCAGCCGACGTTCTCGAAGTGGTACGCTGACGACGAGGTGACCGAGTACGGGGTCGGCGACGCCTACAGCCACGAGCGGGCGCGGGAACTCCTCGCCGCGAACCTCGGATCGACGCCGTACCGCTACGACGGCGATCGGGTCGTCGACGAGGAAGGCGAGCAGGTCACGCTGGACCTGGTCTTCGCGCAGGGGTCCCAAGCGGTGGAGACGACCGCCCAGATCGTCGCCCGGGAGTACGACGCGATCGGCCTCGACGTCGAACTGTCCGGCAAGCAGTACGGGACGCTGGTCGAACAGCACCTCTACAACGGCTGGCAGGGCGACGGCGAACCGCCGTGGGAGGCCGGTCCGTACAACGGCGGTCCACGCGACGGCTCGGTGAGCCAGCGGCCGTGGGACCTCGTGCTCGGGATCACGTTCAACACCTACCCGCGGACGCCCTCCGCGATCCGGGGGTTCACCGTCGAGCGCGGCGGCATCAACTTCTACGGCTACGTCCCCGAGACGGACTTCGCCTCGCTGTTCGAGACGGCCACGGGGACCGTCGAGGCGGACGCGCGCCGGGAGACGTTCGAGGAGATCTTCGGCGCGCTCTCGGCGGAACAGCCGTTCAACTTCCTCAATATGGGCGTCGAGATCGTGGGCTACGACAGCGCCGTCGAGGGCCCCGAAGAGGTCTTCGGCCACACGTGGGACCGGAACACGTGGCGGCTGGATTCGACGTGA
- a CDS encoding sugar phosphate nucleotidyltransferase codes for MKAVVLAGGYATRMWPITKDRPKMFLPVGDGTVIDIIFEDLEADDRIDEVFVSTNERFAGDFEEFLADAPYEKPTVSVEETVEENEKFGVVGALAQLIEREGVEDDLVVIAGDNLLSFDVSEFVDFFESSGTPCLAAYDVGSRERAKSYGLVQLEGDRVVDFQEKPDDPQSTLVSIACYAFPAETLPDFETYLEDGNNPDEPGWFMKWLQDRGTVKAFTFDGAWFDIGTPESYLEAVSWHLGGETYVHDDAAVENSELGANVHVMAGASVTDSRLERSIVFSDATIRDADLRDTIVDTDTHIENLDLSNALIGAHSHLE; via the coding sequence ATGAAGGCTGTCGTCCTCGCAGGCGGGTACGCGACGCGTATGTGGCCAATCACCAAAGACCGGCCGAAGATGTTTCTCCCGGTCGGCGACGGCACGGTCATCGACATCATCTTCGAGGACCTCGAGGCCGACGACCGGATCGACGAGGTGTTCGTGAGCACCAACGAGCGCTTCGCCGGCGACTTCGAGGAGTTCCTCGCGGACGCTCCCTACGAGAAACCGACGGTGTCGGTCGAAGAGACCGTCGAAGAGAACGAGAAGTTCGGTGTCGTCGGCGCGCTCGCCCAACTCATCGAGCGCGAGGGCGTCGAGGACGACCTCGTGGTCATCGCCGGCGACAACCTGCTCTCCTTCGACGTCTCGGAGTTCGTCGACTTCTTCGAGTCGAGTGGCACCCCGTGTCTCGCCGCCTACGACGTGGGTTCGAGAGAGCGCGCGAAGTCCTACGGCCTCGTCCAGCTGGAGGGCGACCGCGTGGTCGACTTCCAGGAGAAGCCCGACGACCCCCAGAGCACGCTCGTCTCGATCGCCTGCTACGCGTTCCCCGCCGAGACGCTCCCGGACTTCGAGACATATCTCGAAGACGGAAACAACCCCGACGAGCCCGGCTGGTTCATGAAGTGGCTCCAGGACCGCGGCACGGTCAAGGCGTTCACCTTCGACGGCGCGTGGTTCGACATCGGGACGCCCGAGAGCTACCTCGAGGCGGTCTCGTGGCACCTCGGCGGGGAGACGTACGTCCACGACGACGCGGCGGTCGAGAACTCCGAACTGGGAGCGAACGTCCACGTGATGGCCGGCGCCTCGGTGACGGACTCCCGCCTCGAGCGATCGATCGTCTTCTCCGACGCCACGATCCGCGATGCGGACCTCCGCGACACCATCGTCGATACGGACACCCACATCGAGAATCTCGACCTCTCGAACGCGCTCATCGGCGCGCACTCCCATCTCGAATAA
- a CDS encoding type IV pilin has translation MNIIQLFKDEKAVSPVIGVILMVAITVILAAVIGTFVLNLGQGLNQSAPQASFGFDYTNDSVDVTHESGDTIDAERLNVTSSVELTETTSFADSVGAGDTATYEISGNDEWSGQTVRVVWESQDGSSSATLSRSTAPTIN, from the coding sequence ATGAATATAATCCAATTGTTCAAAGACGAGAAGGCGGTCTCTCCGGTCATCGGCGTGATCCTGATGGTCGCGATCACGGTCATCCTCGCGGCCGTCATCGGCACGTTCGTGCTCAACCTCGGACAGGGACTCAACCAGAGCGCCCCGCAGGCGAGCTTCGGCTTCGATTACACCAACGACTCCGTCGACGTGACTCACGAGAGCGGTGACACGATCGACGCCGAGCGGTTGAACGTGACCTCGTCGGTCGAGTTGACGGAGACGACATCGTTCGCTGACTCCGTCGGTGCCGGCGACACCGCGACGTACGAAATCAGCGGAAACGACGAGTGGTCCGGGCAGACCGTCCGCGTCGTCTGGGAATCCCAGGACGGGTCCTCCTCGGCGACGCTGAGCCGCTCCACCGCCCCGACGATCAACTGA
- a CDS encoding ABC transporter permease: MWERDGLDGGPDDGVEVDEDGDSDGSGGERVRFGGDDPARDEEGDDSERERFEDVDWDAIDEAEGGLTRTRLAAVVAAGLYALALAYDLVVAGDDPTVAFGVGLPWRATDAAVVWDVTAVDWLFVATLLALGLSLTPLARNRRLTAHYWRRFRRHTPAVLSLWYLLAILLLGTAGTAFLEQPTLDVAAAYQPPVFLSVDASVPTECVGPVVDGRCRGTWEYPLGTTGNGRGLLTLAIYGMRVSMQVGLIATLISVSIATAVGTTAAYAGGWVDEALMRYVDVQQTFPTFFLFLFLAYLYGGSLFALIVIFGVTGWGGIARIVRSEALQRRQEGYVEAARISGASTLSVVRRHVVPNVSNSIVTAATLNIPFLVLSEAALSFIGLGDVTLPSWGQTIAAGRGDLGTAWWVSTVPGLFLFATILAFNFLGDALRDALDPRQEV; this comes from the coding sequence ATGTGGGAGCGCGACGGTCTCGACGGCGGGCCCGACGACGGCGTCGAGGTCGACGAAGACGGCGACTCCGACGGTTCTGGCGGCGAACGGGTACGCTTCGGGGGCGACGACCCGGCACGGGACGAAGAGGGCGATGATTCGGAACGGGAACGCTTCGAGGACGTCGACTGGGACGCGATCGACGAGGCCGAGGGCGGTCTCACGCGAACGCGACTCGCCGCAGTCGTCGCAGCCGGCCTCTACGCGCTCGCGCTCGCGTACGACCTCGTCGTCGCCGGCGACGACCCGACGGTCGCGTTCGGCGTCGGCCTCCCGTGGCGCGCGACCGACGCCGCCGTCGTCTGGGACGTGACGGCCGTCGACTGGCTGTTCGTCGCGACGCTCCTCGCTCTCGGCCTCTCTCTCACACCGCTGGCGCGGAACCGGCGGCTGACCGCCCACTACTGGCGGCGCTTCCGACGGCACACGCCCGCCGTCCTGAGCCTCTGGTACCTGCTCGCGATCCTCCTCCTCGGCACGGCGGGCACGGCGTTCCTCGAACAGCCGACGCTCGACGTCGCCGCCGCGTACCAGCCGCCGGTCTTCCTGAGCGTCGACGCCTCGGTTCCCACCGAGTGCGTCGGCCCCGTCGTCGACGGTCGGTGTCGGGGCACCTGGGAGTACCCCCTCGGGACGACCGGAAACGGCCGGGGACTCCTGACGCTCGCGATCTACGGGATGCGCGTCAGTATGCAGGTCGGGCTGATCGCGACGCTGATCTCGGTCTCGATCGCGACGGCGGTGGGCACGACGGCCGCCTACGCCGGCGGGTGGGTCGACGAGGCCCTGATGCGCTACGTCGACGTCCAGCAGACGTTCCCGACGTTCTTCCTGTTTCTCTTCTTGGCCTACCTCTACGGCGGCAGCCTGTTCGCGCTGATCGTCATCTTCGGGGTGACCGGCTGGGGCGGCATCGCGCGGATCGTCCGCAGCGAGGCGCTCCAGCGACGGCAGGAGGGCTACGTCGAGGCCGCGCGCATCTCGGGGGCCTCGACGCTTTCGGTCGTCCGCCGGCACGTCGTCCCGAACGTGTCGAACTCGATCGTCACCGCGGCGACGCTGAACATCCCGTTTCTCGTCCTCTCGGAGGCGGCGCTGTCGTTCATCGGCCTCGGCGACGTGACGCTCCCCTCCTGGGGGCAGACCATCGCGGCGGGTCGCGGCGACCTCGGGACCGCGTGGTGGGTCTCGACGGTCCCCGGGCTGTTCCTCTTCGCGACGATCCTGGCGTTCAACTTCCTCGGCGACGCACTCAGAGACGCGCTCGACCCGCGACAGGAGGTGTGA
- the hpt gene encoding hypoxanthine/guanine phosphoribosyltransferase: MDQLRQSLLEAPIIEKGEYEYFVHPISDGVPMLRPELLREIVIKIIRKAEIDDVDKIVTPAAMGIHISTAVSLMTDIPLVVIRKRQYGLEGEQPLSQQTGYSENEMYINDVEPGDRVLVLDDVLSTGGTMRAVLDALDHIGADIVDTVAVIKKAGPNELDDSGHHVKTLINVRVEDGEVVIVDEHGDD, translated from the coding sequence ATGGACCAACTGCGGCAGTCGCTCCTCGAGGCCCCGATCATCGAGAAAGGCGAGTACGAGTACTTCGTCCACCCGATCAGCGACGGCGTCCCGATGCTTCGGCCGGAACTCCTCCGCGAGATCGTCATCAAGATCATCCGGAAGGCCGAGATCGACGACGTCGACAAGATCGTCACGCCGGCGGCGATGGGGATCCACATCTCCACCGCCGTCTCGCTTATGACCGACATCCCGCTCGTCGTCATCCGCAAGCGCCAGTACGGCCTCGAGGGCGAACAGCCGCTGAGTCAACAGACCGGCTACTCCGAGAACGAGATGTACATCAACGACGTCGAACCGGGCGATCGTGTGCTCGTCCTCGACGACGTGCTCTCGACGGGCGGCACGATGCGCGCGGTGCTCGACGCGCTCGATCACATCGGCGCGGACATCGTCGACACCGTCGCCGTCATCAAGAAGGCCGGTCCCAACGAACTCGACGACAGCGGCCACCACGTCAAGACGCTGATCAACGTCCGCGTCGAGGACGGCGAGGTCGTCATCGTCGACGAACACGGCGACGACTGA
- a CDS encoding alpha/beta fold hydrolase, with protein MPTVHTNGVETYYERRGEGPPVVFVHGAIVDHGQWLPQLEALSDAYTTVAYDVRGHGRTGGSAVGRYSLELFVEDLDALLTALELDRPVLCGLSLGGCIAQLYAATYPDRISGLVLADTFTSGDWRWPERLQWAVLRVTVPLTRLVGYQRVERAMVWFQERLRGKEASGDYAKIEQLRERGPRMSTDEFAKVIRTLLDVPHTTFDLPSVAVPTLIIYGEHEMGFVKRHAAKMAAAVPTATVVEVPGGAHVSNLDEPDFVTAELRRFLSDRVTATVETE; from the coding sequence ATGCCGACCGTCCACACCAACGGCGTCGAGACGTACTACGAGCGACGGGGCGAGGGGCCGCCGGTCGTGTTCGTCCACGGCGCTATCGTCGACCACGGGCAGTGGCTCCCCCAACTGGAGGCCCTGAGCGACGCGTACACGACCGTCGCCTACGACGTTCGCGGCCACGGTCGCACCGGCGGTTCGGCGGTCGGTCGGTACTCGCTCGAGCTGTTCGTCGAGGACCTCGACGCGCTCCTCACGGCTCTGGAACTCGATCGGCCCGTTCTGTGCGGGCTCTCGCTGGGGGGCTGCATCGCGCAGTTGTACGCGGCGACGTACCCCGATCGGATCTCCGGACTCGTGCTCGCCGACACGTTCACGTCCGGCGACTGGCGGTGGCCCGAACGCCTCCAGTGGGCCGTGTTGCGGGTCACGGTTCCGCTGACACGACTCGTCGGCTACCAGCGGGTCGAGAGGGCGATGGTGTGGTTTCAGGAACGCCTCCGCGGGAAGGAAGCCAGCGGTGACTACGCGAAGATCGAGCAACTCCGCGAGCGCGGCCCACGGATGTCGACCGACGAGTTCGCGAAGGTCATTCGGACGCTCCTCGACGTCCCGCACACGACGTTCGACCTTCCGAGCGTCGCGGTTCCGACGCTCATCATCTACGGCGAACACGAGATGGGCTTCGTCAAGCGACACGCGGCGAAGATGGCCGCCGCCGTCCCGACCGCGACAGTCGTGGAGGTCCCCGGCGGCGCGCACGTGTCCAACCTCGACGAACCGGACTTCGTCACGGCGGAACTGCGACGCTTCCTCTCGGATCGGGTGACGGCGACCGTTGAAACCGAGTGA